TCATCCCGGATACTCGGTCCGGTATCCTCGATGATGCGAAAATTCATGTCACTGTCCACCGGTTGACTGCTGTGATCCTCAGTAGCCTGGGTGGGGTGGGGCAGGATCAATATCAGGGTACATACGCCGGCCCTGATACCGGACTTGGCAGCCAGTAAGCGTTGTTTATGCATCTTGAATCCGTGATGACGGTTATGACCGCGACACATAAACAGCTTCGGCCCGGTCCTGTTCGTTCCTACCTGAGCTTAATTCAGGTACTCAATTAAGGGAGTGTTTCGTCCCCGCGGGGCTGAGCGTACTCGGCTTCGTACCACATGACATTGATAATTCCCAATGCCAATGCCGGCAGTACGCCAACAACCCTGGTGAAGTACCCCATAAAGAAATTTCTTAATATTTAATGCTTTACTGTTTAATAGGCTGATCTGCAATTATGTATCTCTTGAATGCAGAGACGCTCCCTCATGTTTCGATAGTTCAGGCGATGTATGCGATCGCGATGGGCAGAAAGATCGGCAACGCCCAGAGCATCACAGTCAATGTGAGATGGCTGGATGTAGCGTCCCAAACCGTCAGGCTACAGGGACCAATACCGGTTACTGACAGTCCAGAAGAAAATATGTAAGTGTCTGTTTTTTTTAGCAGCTTGTCCCAAGTTATATCGAGGGGGATGTAACTTGCAGAAGCTTCATAGAGAGACCGGATCCCGGCCTGCTGCGGGATGATCAGGATTAAAATTCGAATACTATTGACAACTATTTGCGCTGATTAGCGCCCACTAGAATGTTGCGGAGTTCCAGCCCCACAGATGGCGCTCCGCGGAACTGAACTCGATATAGACTCGGTCTTCCGGGATGTGCAGCTGCTGCTGCATCAGCAGACAGAGCAGCTTGGAGAAATCCCCGGTACGATCCCCGGGCAGTCCGATGCTTTTCAGCTCCAGGTAGGCGGTGGTAGCGGTGGTGCCGTTGAAGATCATGTGAGGACTGTGCACGTAGTCGACCATCACATAGCGCTCCGGTTTACCCAACATCTCGGCGACTGTTGCCGAGGCGGTTGTCAGCAGCTCCTTCAAGCGGTCTTCATCAACGGTCTGATTGGTGGTGATTCTGAGTAGTGGCATATCGTTCTACTTACAATACTCTTCGATCTGTTGTTGCGCTTCCTCAATCCGCTCCTGCTTCTGCTCATCCGAGAGTCGCAGATACTCGTCGCCGGCTTTATAGAGACGGTTACCCAGGCTCTTCAGGGTCTGTAGATTTGACCTGGCCGCCTTGCAGTTCTCTTCGCGCAGCTTCCGGCTCTCCTGACTCTCCTTCTGTTCAGCCTTTTTCAGGGCTCTGTCCTCTTCCCGGTCTGCCAGCTCCTGGCGTAACTTCTGTAAACGCTGTTTGGCTGCCGCCGCATCGCTGGAGGGAGCGCTGTAGGTCTTGACCACTTCGGATTCGCCCTGGGGAGGTGGTGTTTGAGAGTAGGTGACGACACCATCCTCGTTTACCCAGCGGTAGGTTTCTGCGGATATTGCGGTAGAAATCAGTAACGGAAGTATGAGGAGGATTCTTGATTGCACTGCAGGTTCCCTGTCAATCCGGTTGCACGATTGATTGATATTATGGGGCATGGGCGGTTGATGGCAAGCCACAATCAGTGAAATCACACCATGACAGGGGTATATCCGCTTGACCTGCTAGTGGAGTATTAGTATTTTGCACTGTTTCGATATTGTTTTTGCGCTCGACAGACAAATCGGCGCAACTGGAGGCATCACGTGGAACTAAGCGGTGGCGAGATCATCGTTCAATGTTTGAGAGATGAAGGCGTAGAGCATGTTTTCGGCTACCCTGGTGGGGCCGTTCTGCATATCTACGATGCACTCTTCAAACAGAAAGAGCTGAAGCACATCCTGGTACGTCATGAACAGGCTGCCGGACATGCCGCGGACGGCTATGCCCGTGCCACCGGCAAGCCCGGTGTGGTACTGGTAACCTCAGGCCCAGGCGCGACCAATGTGGTCACCGGCGTTGCCACCGCCTTTATGGATTCCATTCCTATGGTGGTGCTGACCGGACAGGTACCGACACCGGTGATCGGCAGTGATGCCTTTCAGGAGGTTGATACCGTCGGTATCACCCGCCCCTGCGTGAAGCATAATTTTCTGGTCAAGCGGCTGGAGGATCTGGCTGACACCATTAAAAAGGCGTTCTATATCGCCACCACCGGACGACCTGGTCCCGTGGTCATCGATATCCCCAAGGATATTACCGATCCCGGCATCAAGATCCCCTACCACTATCCGAACAAAGTGAAGATGCGTTCCTACAATCCGGTTGTGAAGGGGCATCTGGGGCAGATCAAGAAGGCGGTCAAGATTCTGATGGAAGCGGAACGCCCGGTCTTCTATACCGGTGGCGGTGTGGTGCTGGACGATGCAGCCAAGCCGCTCACCGACCTGGTGGATACCCTCGGTTTCCCGATTACCCAGACCTTGATGGGACTGGGCGCCTATCCTGGCAGCGGCAAGAACTTTCTCGGCATGCTGGGGATGCATGGTACCTATGAGGCCAACATGGCGATGCATGAGACTGACGTGCTGATCGCTGTCGGTGCCCGCTTCGATGACCGGGTTACCGGCCACGTCAAGCAGTTCTGTCCCGATGCGACCATCATCCATGTGGACATAGACCCCTCATCCATCTCCAAGAACGTGCGGGTCGATGTGCCGATTGTCGGACCGGTCAAGCAGGTGCTGAAGGACATGCTCAAGGTGGTCAATGAGGGCGACAAGAAGCCGAAGCAGCAGTCGCTGAAAAAGTGGTGGAAGCAGATCGACAAATGGCGCGCCATGGACTGCATGAAGTACGACAAAAAGAGCGAGCTGATCAAGCCCCAGCAGGCGGTTGAGGTGCTGCACAAGGTAACCAAGGGCGACGCCTATGTGACCTCCGATGTGGGGCAGCACCAGATGTTCGCCGCTCAGTTCTATCGCTTTGACAAACCCCGTCGCTGGATCAACTCCGGTGGTCTGGGCACCATGGGCTTCGGTCTGCCGGCGGCGATCGGTGTACAGATGGCCCATCCCAAGGCGGATGTGGCGGTGGTCACCGGTGAATCGAGTATTCAGATGTGTATCCAGGAGCTGGCCACCTGTCTGCAGTACGATCTGCCGATCAAGATCATTCTGTTGAACAATGGCTACATGGGTATGGTTCGTCAGTGGCAGGAGTTCTTCTACGACAGCCGCTACTCCCAGTCGGGGATGAGTGTGACACCGGATTTCGTCAAGCTGACCGAGTCCTATGGACATATCGGCATGCGTGTCGAGAAGTCGGAAGATCTGGAAGGGGCGATGAAAGAGGCCTTCTCCCATAAAGATCGTCTGGTGTTCCTGGATGTGGTGGTCGACCCGTCTGAAAATGTCTACCCGATGATTGCGGCGGGCAAGGGGCATCACGAGATGTATCTGTCACCTGGGAGTGAGTTGGTCTGATGAGGCATATCATATCTATTCTGATGGAGAACGAGTCCGGTGCACTGGCGCGGGTGGCCAATCTGTTTACCGCCCGGGGCTACAACATCGAGTCCCTCACCGTGGCGCCGACTGAGGATCTGAGTCTGTCCCGTATGACCCTGGTCACCAGTGGCAGTGATGAGATCATCGAGCAGATCACCAAACAGCTGAACAAGCTGGTGGATGTGGTGAAGCTGGTCGATCTCACCGAAGGGGGTCATCTTGAGCGGGAGATGATGATGATCAAACTGCGTGCTGAGCGCACCCAACGGGAGGAGATCAAACGACTGGTCGATATCTTCCGTGGCAAGATCATCGATGTCACCGATACCAGCTACACCGTTGAACTGACCGGTGCGGCCAGTAAACTTAACGCCTTCATCGAGGCGGTGAACGAAGAGCTGATCATCGAAGTGGTGCGAACCGGCCCTTCCGGCATCGGTCGCGGTCCAAAAGGCTTGAGTCTGTAATCGGATCGATCTGCGCCGGGGGAAACTGTTGCTGGTCCGGGATGGTCGACCGGCAGCCTACCGGTGAATGATGGACTCTGGCACAATCGGCCCGTTAAAAATCTAACCCAATTAATTTGAAATTTTCCGAAGGAAACAACATGGCTATCAATGTTTATTACGACAAAGACTGTGATCTCAATATCATCAAG
This portion of the Candidatus Thiodiazotropha endoloripes genome encodes:
- the ilvN gene encoding acetolactate synthase small subunit, translated to MRHIISILMENESGALARVANLFTARGYNIESLTVAPTEDLSLSRMTLVTSGSDEIIEQITKQLNKLVDVVKLVDLTEGGHLEREMMMIKLRAERTQREEIKRLVDIFRGKIIDVTDTSYTVELTGAASKLNAFIEAVNEELIIEVVRTGPSGIGRGPKGLSL
- a CDS encoding DUF4124 domain-containing protein; the encoded protein is MQSRILLILPLLISTAISAETYRWVNEDGVVTYSQTPPPQGESEVVKTYSAPSSDAAAAKQRLQKLRQELADREEDRALKKAEQKESQESRKLREENCKAARSNLQTLKSLGNRLYKAGDEYLRLSDEQKQERIEEAQQQIEEYCK
- a CDS encoding acetolactate synthase 3 large subunit translates to MELSGGEIIVQCLRDEGVEHVFGYPGGAVLHIYDALFKQKELKHILVRHEQAAGHAADGYARATGKPGVVLVTSGPGATNVVTGVATAFMDSIPMVVLTGQVPTPVIGSDAFQEVDTVGITRPCVKHNFLVKRLEDLADTIKKAFYIATTGRPGPVVIDIPKDITDPGIKIPYHYPNKVKMRSYNPVVKGHLGQIKKAVKILMEAERPVFYTGGGVVLDDAAKPLTDLVDTLGFPITQTLMGLGAYPGSGKNFLGMLGMHGTYEANMAMHETDVLIAVGARFDDRVTGHVKQFCPDATIIHVDIDPSSISKNVRVDVPIVGPVKQVLKDMLKVVNEGDKKPKQQSLKKWWKQIDKWRAMDCMKYDKKSELIKPQQAVEVLHKVTKGDAYVTSDVGQHQMFAAQFYRFDKPRRWINSGGLGTMGFGLPAAIGVQMAHPKADVAVVTGESSIQMCIQELATCLQYDLPIKIILLNNGYMGMVRQWQEFFYDSRYSQSGMSVTPDFVKLTESYGHIGMRVEKSEDLEGAMKEAFSHKDRLVFLDVVVDPSENVYPMIAAGKGHHEMYLSPGSELV
- a CDS encoding phenylpyruvate tautomerase MIF-related protein, which translates into the protein MPLLRITTNQTVDEDRLKELLTTASATVAEMLGKPERYVMVDYVHSPHMIFNGTTATTAYLELKSIGLPGDRTGDFSKLLCLLMQQQLHIPEDRVYIEFSSAERHLWGWNSATF
- a CDS encoding cytochrome bd oxidase small subunit, CydX/CbdX family is translated as MGYFTRVVGVLPALALGIINVMWYEAEYAQPRGDETLP